The DNA region AATCGCACCTTACCTGATCTGTTATGTTCCAGAAGCCGGGTTTCTTTGCCCAGACATGTGTCGCTCTGGGTACTGTTGCAAGCCATGTTCAATTCTGTCTTGCAAAATGTAGGTGAGCTTGCCAGAGGGGCAGGAGGAAtatgcttctttctttttcttggaagtTTCTGCTTCGCCATGGCTAAGGAGTAGTACATTCCAAAATTGTTGACAATGACGGGCACAGGCATGGCTATTGTCAGCACTCCGGCCAGCGCACACAAGGCCCCCACCAGCATCCCTGACCAGGTTTGGGGATACATATCCCCATAGCCTAAGGTAGTCATGGTCACCACGGCCCACCAGAAACCAATGGGGATGTTTTTGAACTGCGTGTGCTCACTAGCTGAAGGGTCGTTGGGCTGAGCCCCTACTCTCTCAGCGTAGTAGATCATCGTAGCGAATATCAAAACTCCCAGCGCCAGGAAGATGATCAGCAACAAAAATTCATTGGTGCTCGCCCGAAGTGTATGTCCGAGCACCCTCAGACCTACGAAATGGCGGGTGAGCTTGAAGATTCTCAGGATCCTCACAAACCTAACCACCCTGAGAAAGCCGAGCACATCTTTGGCCGCTTTGGAGGACAGCCCGCTGAGTCCCACCTCTAGGTAGAAGGGGAGGATGGCAACAAAGTCAATGATGTTCAAGAGATTTTTGATGAATTCAAGTTTATTGGGTGAGAAAACAATACGGActaaaaattcaaaagtaaaccacaccacacacactccttcCACGTACGTCAGGGCGGGATCCGTTTCGATTTCGTACTGGAGGACGGGGCTGGTGCCGTTGATGACGGGCTCTGTCTTGTTTTTAACAATATTGAAAGCTTCGTGTGTCTCCAGGCAAAAGGTTGTGATGGAAACcaaaatgaagaacaaagaagcaaaagcaataaactgcagaaagaaagaaacagaaacacagagtgaCCTGAACCATCTCATATTTACATCTGAATCAGAAAGATACTGATCGCTGTCAAACAAGCGGGACAACGGAGTATTTGGGGATTCCACTTCAAATGATTCTCAAATGCAAGGAGAGACATGCACGCCAAGGTAAGCAGGCTGGGCATACAAGGTTCTCCAAACTCTGCTCtctgcacacttacacacaaagcTTTGCTCTGTGATGTGTGAAAAGGGAAAAACTTTGAACAAACCATAAAAATCATTCccgaacattttttttttttttttttttggctttttctagacagggtttctctgtctactCCTGgtgatcctggaactcactttgtagaccaggctggcctcgaactcagaaatccgcctgcctctgcctctcaagttccgggattaaaggcgtgtgccaccacgcccggctcccaaaCAATTTTTAATGGC from Mus pahari chromosome 9, PAHARI_EIJ_v1.1, whole genome shotgun sequence includes:
- the Kcnc2 gene encoding potassium voltage-gated channel subfamily C member 2 isoform X4 is translated as MGKIESNERVILNVGGTRHETYRSTLKTLPGTRLALLASSEPQGDCLTAAGDKLQSLPPPLSPPPRPPPLSPVPSGCFEGGAGNCSSHGGNGGSDHPGGGREFFFDRHPGVFAYVLNYYRTGKLHCPADVCGPLFEEELAFWGIDETDVEPCCWMTYRQHRDAEEALDIFETPDLIGGDPGDDEDLAAKRLGIEDAAGLGGPDGKSGRWRKLQPRMWALFEDPYSSRAARFIAFASLFFILVSITTFCLETHEAFNIVKNKTEPVINGTSPVLQYEIETDPALTYVEGVCVVWFTFEFLVRIVFSPNKLEFIKNLLNIIDFVAILPFYLEVGLSGLSSKAAKDVLGFLRVVRFVRILRIFKLTRHFVGLRVLGHTLRASTNEFLLLIIFLALGVLIFATMIYYAERVGAQPNDPSASEHTQFKNIPIGFWWAVVTMTTLGYGDMYPQTWSGMLVGALCALAGVLTIAMPVPVIVNNFGMYYSLAMAKQKLPRKRKKHIPPAPLASSPTFCKTELNMACNSTQSDTCLGKETRLLEHNRSVSPLPQGTLHLDLVQEKQLLRENGCLHLKGIGANECYQVTTVQEVSRHYHLQKGSPSDALVPETKTEEGKRVSY
- the Kcnc2 gene encoding potassium voltage-gated channel subfamily C member 2 isoform X3, with protein sequence MGKIESNERVILNVGGTRHETYRSTLKTLPGTRLALLASSEPQGDCLTAAGDKLQSLPPPLSPPPRPPPLSPVPSGCFEGGAGNCSSHGGNGGSDHPGGGREFFFDRHPGVFAYVLNYYRTGKLHCPADVCGPLFEEELAFWGIDETDVEPCCWMTYRQHRDAEEALDIFETPDLIGGDPGDDEDLAAKRLGIEDAAGLGGPDGKSGRWRKLQPRMWALFEDPYSSRAARFIAFASLFFILVSITTFCLETHEAFNIVKNKTEPVINGTSPVLQYEIETDPALTYVEGVCVVWFTFEFLVRIVFSPNKLEFIKNLLNIIDFVAILPFYLEVGLSGLSSKAAKDVLGFLRVVRFVRILRIFKLTRHFVGLRVLGHTLRASTNEFLLLIIFLALGVLIFATMIYYAERVGAQPNDPSASEHTQFKNIPIGFWWAVVTMTTLGYGDMYPQTWSGMLVGALCALAGVLTIAMPVPVIVNNFGMYYSLAMAKQKLPRKRKKHIPPAPLASSPTFCKTELNMACNSTQSDTCLGKETRLLEHNRSVLSGDDSTGSEPPLSPPERLPIRRSSTRDKNRRGETCFLLTTGDYTCTSDGGIRKDNCKEVVITGYTQAEARSLT